Proteins encoded in a region of the Nitrospiria bacterium genome:
- a CDS encoding peptidase MA family metallohydrolase → MNSSIAGRFFWYWILRASIPAVIRTLFLLILTLTALPNGPALGGETGSVETNEAVIRYDEPLGGVAKETAAAYPRVLRNLESRLGWRLGYRPEIRIVKDREAFAQMGAGAYAVAFAAPRRGLIVIDNSRVRTDPFSLEPILTHELAHLILHRHIPEEALPRWLDEGTAQWVSGGTAEIPLMEGTGPRLKQAVLSGRWVPFRSLAGPFPADDPALSLAYEQSRSFVEFIVRRYGSAGLLRILNGLRDGKGIDAAVEGALPVSFGELEAAWRDRLKQEVTWIVYLSNQLPVLLFLLAAVLTVLGFIRFLIRKRNYKDEDWDGEG, encoded by the coding sequence ATGAATAGTTCGATCGCGGGCCGATTTTTCTGGTACTGGATCCTGCGGGCATCGATCCCAGCCGTAATACGGACTCTTTTTCTTCTCATCCTAACCCTTACCGCGCTCCCGAACGGTCCGGCGCTCGGGGGCGAGACGGGTTCCGTCGAAACGAACGAGGCGGTCATCCGTTACGATGAGCCCCTCGGCGGCGTGGCGAAGGAGACGGCGGCGGCATACCCCCGGGTCCTTCGGAATCTTGAGAGCCGGCTGGGATGGCGCCTGGGCTACCGTCCGGAGATCAGGATCGTCAAGGATCGGGAGGCTTTTGCCCAGATGGGGGCCGGGGCCTACGCGGTCGCCTTCGCCGCGCCCCGGCGCGGCCTGATCGTGATCGACAACAGCCGGGTGCGGACCGATCCCTTCAGCCTCGAGCCGATCCTCACCCATGAGCTGGCCCATCTCATCCTTCACCGCCATATTCCGGAAGAGGCTCTTCCGCGGTGGCTGGACGAGGGGACGGCCCAGTGGGTCAGCGGCGGAACGGCCGAGATCCCGCTGATGGAGGGGACCGGCCCGCGGCTCAAGCAGGCCGTCCTCTCCGGACGCTGGGTTCCCTTCCGTTCCCTGGCCGGGCCCTTCCCGGCGGACGACCCGGCCCTGTCCCTGGCCTACGAGCAGAGCCGGAGCTTCGTGGAGTTCATCGTCCGGCGCTACGGAAGCGCCGGGCTGCTCCGGATCCTGAACGGCTTGCGGGACGGAAAGGGGATCGACGCCGCCGTCGAGGGGGCGCTGCCGGTCTCCTTCGGGGAGCTCGAGGCCGCCTGGCGGGACCGGCTCAAACAGGAGGTGACCTGGATCGTCTACCTGAGCAACCAACTCCCGGTCCTTCTGTTCCTCCTCGCGGCGGTCCTCACCGTTCTGGGCTTCATCCGCTTCCTGATCCGGAAGCGAAACTACAAAGACGAGGACTGGGACGGAGAGGGATGA
- a CDS encoding diguanylate cyclase, whose protein sequence is MMKEAGRGGRRFIDRVMKKRTARRKKSVSGPAKARRAEFQNSLIEAIRDASPDGILVVDERNNVVSINKKFLEALGIPSSRVRSGRVGAVVGTSDRPILAMAVERVKDSEAFLRRVKELYADPTLDDHCEIELKDGRTLERHSTVLRGGNGRYLGRVWFFRDITERKRTEQSLKDLASRDFLTGVSNRRHFFERAREEHARSRRYEKPLSVLMLDIDHFKRINDCYGHARGDEVLKAFCEAGRSQLREVDLLARIGGEEFAVLLPETDASGARIVAERLRQFVAGLKVGTEGAEIRWTISIGVAALVPADATIEECLKRADKALYRAKEGGRNRVEVS, encoded by the coding sequence ATGATGAAGGAAGCCGGGCGAGGAGGGAGGCGGTTCATCGATCGGGTGATGAAGAAGCGAACGGCGCGAAGAAAGAAGTCCGTATCCGGTCCGGCCAAGGCCCGCCGGGCGGAATTTCAGAACTCCCTCATTGAGGCGATCCGCGACGCCTCGCCGGATGGGATCCTCGTGGTCGACGAGCGGAATAACGTGGTCTCGATCAATAAGAAGTTTCTCGAAGCTTTGGGGATTCCCAGCTCTCGCGTCCGGTCCGGCCGCGTCGGCGCCGTTGTCGGTACGTCGGATCGGCCCATCCTGGCGATGGCGGTCGAGCGGGTCAAGGATTCGGAGGCCTTCCTCCGGCGGGTCAAGGAGCTCTATGCCGATCCCACACTGGACGACCATTGCGAGATCGAGCTGAAGGACGGCCGGACTCTGGAGCGTCATTCAACCGTTCTGCGCGGCGGAAACGGCCGCTACCTCGGCCGGGTCTGGTTTTTCCGGGACATCACGGAGCGAAAGCGGACGGAGCAATCCCTCAAGGATCTGGCCAGCCGCGATTTCCTCACCGGGGTCTCGAACCGGAGGCATTTCTTCGAGCGGGCGCGGGAGGAGCATGCCCGCTCACGCCGTTACGAAAAGCCCCTTTCCGTCCTGATGCTGGACATCGACCATTTCAAGCGGATCAACGACTGCTACGGCCATGCTCGGGGGGACGAAGTGTTGAAGGCCTTTTGCGAGGCGGGCCGGAGCCAGCTGAGAGAGGTCGATCTGTTGGCGCGCATCGGGGGCGAGGAGTTCGCCGTTCTGCTTCCCGAGACGGACGCGTCGGGCGCGCGAATCGTGGCGGAGCGGCTTCGGCAGTTTGTGGCCGGTCTGAAGGTCGGGACCGAGGGAGCCGAGATCCGCTGGACGATCAGCATCGGCGTGGCGGCCCTCGTCCCGGCCGACGCCACGATCGAGGAATGTCTGAAGAGGGCCGACAAGGCCCTTTATCGCGCCAAGGAAGGGGGCCGGAACCGGGTCGAGGTGTCTTAA
- a CDS encoding SIMPL domain-containing protein (The SIMPL domain is named for its presence in mouse protein SIMPL (signalling molecule that associates with mouse pelle-like kinase). Bacterial member BP26, from Brucella, was shown to assemble into a channel-like structure, while YggE from E. coli has been associated with resistance to oxidative stress.) codes for MNRFSFCLIVMTAVLLFSLPAAEVRGQEEAAGMNPSRPPVIRTHGAAALTVEPDRAEIQIGVATEDPSAQTAAQNNAAQADAVLKSLHELLGRDADIKTAGYSIDPVYTRTRNGSPSITHYRAVNIILVKTDQIKRVGEIIDRASQAGANEMQGLQFSLKDEAAVQLKALEQASREARAKADAIASALGVKIKRILEVEEIEQGPRPFFRNRAFAGVAKEAAATPVEAGTLDIDAAVTLTVEVIR; via the coding sequence GTTTTGCTTTTCAGCCTCCCGGCCGCCGAGGTCCGGGGGCAGGAGGAAGCGGCCGGGATGAATCCGTCCAGGCCGCCGGTGATCCGCACGCACGGCGCTGCGGCGCTGACGGTCGAGCCGGATCGGGCCGAGATTCAGATCGGCGTGGCCACCGAAGATCCGAGCGCGCAGACCGCCGCGCAAAACAACGCCGCGCAGGCCGATGCGGTTCTCAAGTCCCTTCACGAGCTTCTCGGACGCGACGCGGACATCAAAACCGCCGGTTACTCGATTGATCCCGTCTATACGAGGACGCGGAACGGGAGCCCGAGCATCACCCATTACAGGGCCGTCAACATCATCCTCGTCAAGACGGATCAGATCAAACGGGTCGGCGAAATCATCGATCGGGCAAGCCAGGCCGGCGCCAATGAGATGCAGGGGCTTCAATTCAGCCTCAAGGATGAGGCCGCGGTGCAACTCAAGGCCTTGGAACAGGCCTCCCGGGAAGCCCGGGCGAAGGCCGACGCGATCGCATCCGCTCTCGGCGTTAAGATCAAGCGCATCCTCGAGGTCGAGGAAATCGAACAGGGTCCGAGGCCCTTTTTCCGCAACCGAGCCTTCGCCGGGGTCGCGAAGGAGGCCGCGGCGACGCCGGTCGAAGCCGGAACATTGGACATCGACGCCGCCGTCACGCTGACCGTGGAGGTGATCCGTTAG